In one window of Saprospiraceae bacterium DNA:
- the mnmD gene encoding tRNA (5-methylaminomethyl-2-thiouridine)(34)-methyltransferase MnmD, which produces MVSLITTADGSHSLYSESAKNYYHSIHGALSESKHVFIDHGLKPIAAGREHISIFEMGFGTGLNAFLSYAFADNHSPLSLKYSAIDNKPLPESVYKTLNYPEFLEIASGASVLLSLHTCPWDLEVQVSEFFSLKKILSDFNTWEPDAHFDLIYMDAFSPNDQPELWESKSLEKFFHMLEPGGLLCTYCAKGIFKRRLREIGFKVVCYPGPFRKREMTCAYK; this is translated from the coding sequence ATGGTAAGCCTGATCACAACTGCAGATGGATCCCATAGCCTATACAGTGAATCTGCAAAGAACTACTACCACTCCATCCACGGGGCTCTATCGGAGAGTAAACATGTTTTTATAGACCACGGACTCAAACCAATCGCAGCTGGCCGGGAGCACATCAGCATCTTTGAAATGGGATTCGGAACGGGTCTCAACGCCTTTCTTAGTTATGCATTTGCGGACAACCACAGCCCTCTTTCTTTAAAGTATTCGGCTATTGACAACAAGCCCTTGCCAGAGTCTGTATATAAAACGCTCAATTACCCGGAATTTCTGGAAATTGCTTCAGGTGCATCCGTTTTATTGAGTTTGCATACATGCCCGTGGGATCTTGAGGTTCAAGTATCTGAGTTTTTCAGCCTAAAAAAAATTCTATCCGATTTTAATACCTGGGAGCCGGACGCTCATTTTGACCTCATCTATATGGATGCATTTTCGCCTAATGACCAACCCGAACTCTGGGAATCAAAGTCTCTTGAGAAATTTTTTCACATGCTTGAACCCGGAGGACTGTTGTGCACCTATTGTGCAAAAGGGATATTTAAAAGGCGTTTGCGCGAGATTGGTTTTAAAGTTGTTTGTTATCCGGGGCCTTTTCGAAAAAGAGAGATGACCTGTGCATATAAATAA
- a CDS encoding ribonucleotide-diphosphate reductase subunit beta, translating to MTHQQEPILIENPNRFVIFPIQHDDIWKFYKNSEACFWTAEEIDLAQDLDDWNKKLSSDEQHFIKHVLAFFAASDGIVNENLAENMVRMVQYPEAKFFYGFQIMMENIHSETYSLLIDTYIKDPKEKDFLFHAMENLDCVKRKAEWALKWIKNGTFCEQLIAFAVVEGIFFSGSFCSIFWLKKRGLMPGLSFSNELISRDEGMHCDFACLLYNQHIVHKLPKETIENIIREAVTIEKYFITEAIPVALIGMNADLMCEYIEFVADRLLIALGNPKIYNANNPFDFMDMISIQGKTNFFEKRVSDYKKSGVNEPLAPKVFSIDEDF from the coding sequence ATGACTCATCAGCAGGAACCTATTCTCATCGAAAATCCGAACCGCTTTGTAATTTTTCCCATTCAACACGACGATATCTGGAAATTTTACAAAAATTCAGAGGCGTGTTTCTGGACAGCAGAGGAGATAGATCTTGCTCAGGACCTTGATGACTGGAATAAAAAACTGAGTTCCGATGAACAACATTTCATCAAACATGTGCTTGCTTTTTTCGCAGCCAGCGATGGGATCGTCAACGAAAATCTGGCTGAAAATATGGTCAGAATGGTCCAATACCCGGAAGCGAAGTTTTTTTACGGCTTCCAGATCATGATGGAAAATATCCACTCAGAAACCTATTCCTTATTGATTGACACCTATATCAAAGACCCGAAAGAAAAAGACTTTCTGTTTCACGCCATGGAGAATCTGGATTGTGTCAAGCGAAAAGCAGAATGGGCGTTGAAATGGATTAAAAACGGAACATTTTGCGAGCAGCTCATAGCCTTTGCTGTCGTGGAAGGTATTTTCTTCAGCGGTTCTTTCTGTTCTATATTCTGGCTTAAAAAGCGAGGACTGATGCCTGGTCTTTCATTCAGCAATGAACTCATTTCCAGAGACGAGGGCATGCATTGCGATTTTGCCTGTTTGTTGTACAATCAGCATATCGTCCATAAACTCCCGAAAGAAACAATTGAAAACATCATCAGAGAAGCAGTTACAATCGAAAAATATTTTATCACCGAAGCCATCCCGGTCGCATTGATAGGTATGAATGCGGATTTAATGTGCGAATACATTGAATTCGTAGCCGACCGGCTCCTGATTGCATTGGGAAATCCAAAAATTTACAATGCAAACAATCCATTTGATTTTATGGATATGATTTCTATCCAAGGCAAAACCAATTTCTTTGAAAAGAGGGTATCTGATTACAAAAAATCAGGTGTAAACGAACCGCTTGCACCTAAGGTTTTCTCGATCGACGAAGACTTTTAG
- a CDS encoding TlpA family protein disulfide reductase, whose protein sequence is MTLWGCVNIPNRYEEIAPGPWRGLLFINQHKELIVTEGRKKDVKRDVDYESKSNFVAFNFEISSRADGKQIFTVINGEERMEFDEIYFGRDIRTGDDTFYIKLSPYDACLKGIVEGDKMKGYWMVLDKPNYSMEFEARYGYTHRFKKSRPDSNSIKVQGQYQAQFGLDTDNPYPAVGEFKQSGDRVTGTFRTESGDFRYLDGQVISEELWLSTFDGAHAFLFRAQIEGDSLHGMFYSGIHHKTQWSARRVEQGILMHADSISKAVSSAPFYFGFETPDGKLLDFRNKEFENKIKLVQVMGSWCPNCLDEAVFFKEYFREHPNEQVVVVGLSFERHQEREKAMKRISDFKSKLQLPYDIALGGRANRDSAAAAIPQISGVMAFPTMIVVDKDNRIVKVHTGFDGPATSKFRDFILEFEAMLSKYTRNE, encoded by the coding sequence ATGACCTTATGGGGATGTGTCAATATTCCTAACCGATATGAAGAGATTGCTCCCGGCCCCTGGAGGGGTTTGTTGTTCATCAATCAACACAAAGAACTCATCGTTACCGAAGGTCGGAAAAAAGATGTGAAACGCGACGTCGATTATGAATCCAAATCAAATTTTGTGGCTTTCAATTTTGAAATTTCCAGTCGCGCAGATGGCAAGCAAATTTTCACGGTCATCAACGGAGAGGAGCGAATGGAGTTTGACGAAATCTATTTTGGAAGGGATATTCGAACCGGTGACGACACATTTTACATCAAATTAAGCCCATACGATGCTTGTTTAAAAGGCATTGTGGAAGGCGATAAAATGAAGGGTTACTGGATGGTCCTGGACAAACCCAATTATTCCATGGAATTTGAAGCCCGGTACGGTTATACACATCGATTTAAAAAAAGCAGACCCGATTCCAATAGTATAAAAGTCCAGGGACAATATCAGGCACAATTTGGATTGGACACGGATAATCCATATCCCGCAGTTGGAGAATTCAAACAATCCGGTGACCGGGTGACCGGTACATTCAGAACGGAATCGGGAGATTTCAGATACCTCGACGGACAAGTAATTTCCGAAGAGTTGTGGTTGTCGACTTTTGATGGCGCGCATGCATTTCTTTTCCGGGCGCAAATTGAGGGAGATTCATTACATGGTATGTTTTACTCAGGAATCCATCATAAAACTCAGTGGTCTGCCCGAAGAGTCGAACAGGGGATTTTAATGCATGCCGATTCGATCAGCAAAGCCGTATCATCTGCACCCTTTTATTTTGGATTTGAAACTCCTGATGGTAAATTGCTTGATTTTCGGAACAAAGAATTTGAGAACAAGATCAAACTGGTGCAGGTCATGGGTTCCTGGTGTCCGAATTGTTTGGACGAAGCGGTTTTTTTCAAAGAATATTTTAGGGAGCATCCAAACGAACAAGTAGTCGTTGTGGGCTTGTCTTTTGAGCGCCATCAGGAAAGGGAAAAAGCCATGAAGCGGATTTCTGATTTTAAATCAAAACTTCAACTCCCTTATGATATTGCCCTTGGTGGCAGAGCCAACAGGGATTCAGCTGCAGCAGCTATTCCACAGATTTCCGGAGTGATGGCATTTCCAACCATGATCGTAGTCGACAAGGACAACCGAATCGTTAAAGTACATACGGGTTTCGACGGACCCGCGACATCGAAGTTCAGGGATTTTATTTTAGAGTTCGAAGCCATGTTATCCAAATACACAAGGAATGAATAA
- a CDS encoding pseudouridine synthase has product MRKRYSGPKRELVYYLFFKPAQVVCRFTPEIPGQKCLRDFLPVENDVYPVGRLDMDSEGLLILTNDPAVNQMILSPEKSVVKTYTCLVEGDFTDAAFDKMQCGVEVRIQKQHYFMKPEALNILHAPPDFPPRFPPIRERKTIPVSWVEIGITEGKNHQVRKMFASIGFPVLRLIRTGIGKLNLIGLDIGTCKRISMAELLKGIQK; this is encoded by the coding sequence ATGAGAAAGCGTTATTCCGGCCCAAAAAGAGAACTGGTTTATTACCTGTTTTTCAAGCCGGCTCAGGTCGTTTGCAGGTTTACCCCGGAAATACCAGGGCAGAAATGCCTTCGTGACTTTCTTCCTGTCGAAAACGACGTCTATCCGGTGGGCAGGTTAGATATGGATTCAGAAGGTTTGCTCATTCTCACCAATGATCCGGCCGTCAACCAAATGATCCTTAGCCCCGAAAAATCAGTCGTTAAAACCTATACCTGTCTAGTCGAAGGAGATTTTACCGATGCTGCATTCGACAAGATGCAGTGTGGTGTCGAGGTCAGAATTCAAAAGCAGCATTATTTCATGAAACCCGAAGCGCTGAACATTCTACATGCGCCACCGGATTTTCCTCCCCGCTTCCCGCCCATCCGGGAACGAAAAACCATTCCTGTAAGCTGGGTTGAGATCGGCATCACAGAAGGAAAAAATCACCAGGTCAGGAAAATGTTTGCGAGTATAGGATTTCCGGTTTTGAGGCTGATCAGAACCGGCATAGGAAAATTGAATTTAATCGGACTGGATATTGGAACCTGTAAACGAATCAGTATGGCAGAGCTTTTGAAGGGCATCCAAAAATAA
- a CDS encoding pyruvate dehydrogenase complex E1 component subunit beta yields MNRTITLRDALREAMSEEMRRDPHVFLMGEEVAQYNGAYKVSKGMLDEFGPKRVIDTPIAELGFAGIGVGAAMNGLRPIVEFMTWNFAVLAFDQIVNNAAKTLSQSAGQFACPIVFRGPGGSAGQLAQQHSQTFESWLANCPGLKVISCVDPYDSKGLLKSAIRDNDPVCFMESEIMYGLQGEVPEEEYLVEIGKAAVKREGKDVTLVSYNKMMEVVKPAAIELAKEGIDAEVIDLRTIRPLDYETLIQSVKKTNRLVVVDESWPFAGVSSEIAYVIQKHAFDYLDAPVTRVNAADTSLPYAAAFVQAYLPNPHKVVKAVKEVMYIKR; encoded by the coding sequence ATGAACAGAACAATCACTTTAAGAGACGCACTGCGCGAAGCCATGTCTGAGGAGATGAGGCGGGATCCTCATGTATTCCTGATGGGGGAGGAAGTAGCCCAATACAATGGGGCTTATAAAGTGAGCAAGGGCATGCTGGATGAATTCGGTCCGAAAAGAGTCATTGACACTCCAATTGCAGAATTGGGATTTGCTGGGATTGGCGTCGGTGCAGCCATGAACGGTTTGCGGCCCATCGTGGAATTCATGACCTGGAATTTTGCAGTTCTTGCTTTTGATCAGATAGTCAACAATGCGGCCAAAACCCTATCGCAATCTGCCGGACAATTTGCCTGTCCCATTGTTTTCAGGGGACCAGGAGGTTCTGCCGGACAGCTGGCCCAGCAACACAGTCAAACTTTTGAAAGCTGGCTTGCGAATTGCCCGGGGCTTAAAGTGATATCCTGTGTAGATCCTTATGATTCCAAAGGCTTGTTGAAATCAGCGATCAGGGACAACGATCCGGTTTGTTTTATGGAATCTGAAATTATGTACGGACTCCAGGGGGAAGTTCCGGAAGAAGAATACCTGGTTGAGATCGGCAAGGCGGCTGTCAAAAGGGAAGGGAAGGACGTCACTCTGGTTTCTTATAATAAAATGATGGAGGTGGTAAAACCTGCCGCTATCGAATTGGCTAAAGAAGGAATTGATGCCGAAGTCATCGATTTACGCACCATCAGACCACTGGATTACGAAACCCTGATCCAATCAGTTAAAAAAACCAATCGCCTGGTGGTGGTCGACGAGAGTTGGCCCTTTGCAGGAGTTTCTTCTGAAATTGCTTACGTCATTCAAAAACATGCTTTCGATTACCTCGATGCTCCGGTTACCCGCGTGAATGCTGCCGACACTTCATTGCCTTACGCTGCAGCCTTTGTTCAGGCCTATTTACCCAATCCGCATAAAGTAGTTAAAGCCGTCAAAGAAGTGATGTATATAAAGCGTTGA
- a CDS encoding peptidoglycan synthetase, whose protein sequence is MSRIHLIAIGGSVMHNLALELARNGHDVSGSDDQIFDPARTKLAARNLLPAQEGWFPEKITSQLDLIILGMHAKRDNPELAAALALKIPVYSFPEFVQHSYRDKMQIVVTGSHGKTTTTSMIMHMFRENGLEFDYLVGSQLDGFELMVRISDAPMAVIEGDEYLSSCLDPRPKFMHYTPQILIVTGVAWDHFNVFPSYESYLDAFRQRLLACDQETRIIYCEGDPELKSLLQTLPAGKQLLPYRAAPHVNKDSVTYLLHEDKEFPLQVFGNHNLENMQAALLAASMAGLDPIRALQSLTSFKGAAKRLECIYRDGNRHVYRDFAHAPSKLKASLSALKEKHDPLKILAVVELHTYSSLNPEFLPHYFGAADAADKLIIYVDQRAMEIKGMPALSPLSIESAFGHRDMNFKGNSIELEHSLQAEMSDFDILVFAGSGHFGNLDLSNYYQRS, encoded by the coding sequence ATGTCCCGAATACACCTTATCGCCATTGGTGGCAGCGTAATGCATAATCTGGCCCTGGAGCTTGCCAGGAATGGCCATGATGTAAGTGGCAGCGACGACCAGATCTTCGATCCGGCCCGGACAAAACTGGCTGCCCGGAATCTGCTACCCGCGCAGGAAGGCTGGTTTCCCGAAAAAATTACGAGTCAGCTGGATCTCATCATTTTAGGAATGCATGCCAAACGCGATAATCCGGAATTGGCAGCAGCCCTGGCATTAAAAATTCCGGTGTATTCTTTTCCTGAATTTGTTCAACACTCTTATCGCGATAAAATGCAAATTGTAGTGACAGGGAGCCATGGCAAAACCACAACGACTTCAATGATCATGCACATGTTCAGGGAAAATGGTCTGGAATTCGATTATCTGGTAGGATCGCAGCTCGATGGTTTCGAACTCATGGTTCGCATTTCCGATGCGCCAATGGCGGTGATTGAGGGCGATGAGTATTTAAGTTCATGTCTCGATCCCAGACCAAAATTTATGCATTACACACCTCAGATCCTGATTGTTACCGGTGTGGCATGGGACCATTTCAATGTATTCCCCAGTTACGAATCTTATCTGGATGCATTCAGGCAACGACTGCTTGCTTGTGATCAGGAGACCCGGATCATCTATTGCGAGGGCGATCCGGAGTTAAAATCACTCCTGCAAACATTACCGGCTGGAAAACAATTGTTGCCTTATCGGGCAGCTCCCCATGTTAACAAAGATTCAGTTACTTATTTATTGCATGAGGATAAAGAGTTTCCACTGCAGGTATTTGGGAACCACAACCTGGAAAATATGCAGGCTGCTTTGCTAGCTGCTTCGATGGCTGGATTAGACCCTATACGGGCACTCCAATCATTGACCAGTTTCAAAGGGGCAGCGAAAAGACTGGAATGTATTTACAGGGACGGAAACCGACATGTTTACCGGGACTTTGCACACGCTCCTTCGAAATTGAAAGCAAGCCTTTCGGCGTTGAAGGAAAAACACGATCCTTTAAAAATCCTGGCGGTAGTAGAACTTCACACGTACAGCAGCCTGAATCCGGAATTCTTGCCGCATTATTTTGGAGCTGCGGATGCTGCAGATAAATTGATCATCTATGTCGATCAGCGAGCCATGGAAATCAAGGGAATGCCCGCTTTATCCCCGCTTTCCATTGAATCTGCTTTCGGCCATCGTGATATGAATTTTAAAGGAAATTCAATTGAATTGGAGCATTCTTTGCAAGCCGAAATGTCCGATTTTGACATACTTGTATTTGCGGGATCGGGGCATTTTGGAAACCTGGATCTCAGCAATTATTATCAAAGAAGCTGA
- a CDS encoding SDR family NAD(P)-dependent oxidoreductase — translation MNKTVLITGATSGIGKATAKVFAENGAGHLILCGRRMERLEALEAELSDYKQLRITRSSFDIRNYAEVEKNLQSLGNELESIDILINNAGLAKGLDLIHQGQLKHWEEMIDTNLKGLLYVTRLVSPFMVARNSGHIINICSTAGKDVYPKGNVYSATKFAVDALTKAMRQDLYGYNIRVSQVAPGHVEQTEFALTRFDGDAERSKIYEDFKPLNARDVAEIIYFICSRPSHVNIQDVLVMCAQQASASLIHRSGRS, via the coding sequence ATGAATAAAACCGTATTGATCACTGGTGCCACTTCGGGTATTGGCAAAGCCACTGCTAAAGTTTTTGCTGAAAACGGCGCCGGACATCTCATTCTTTGCGGACGAAGGATGGAGCGACTCGAAGCACTGGAAGCTGAACTTTCAGATTATAAGCAGCTCAGAATTACCAGATCAAGTTTTGACATCCGGAATTACGCTGAGGTTGAAAAAAACTTACAATCGTTAGGTAACGAATTAGAATCAATTGATATCCTGATTAACAATGCCGGTTTGGCCAAAGGATTGGATCTCATCCATCAGGGCCAACTCAAGCACTGGGAGGAGATGATCGACACAAATCTAAAAGGTTTGTTGTACGTTACGCGTTTGGTTTCCCCGTTTATGGTTGCCAGAAATTCTGGCCACATCATCAATATCTGTTCGACTGCCGGGAAAGATGTTTATCCGAAGGGAAATGTGTACAGCGCCACAAAATTTGCGGTGGATGCTTTGACCAAAGCCATGCGGCAAGATCTCTACGGATACAACATCCGCGTAAGTCAGGTTGCTCCAGGCCATGTAGAGCAAACGGAATTTGCATTGACCCGTTTTGATGGGGATGCCGAGCGGTCAAAAATTTACGAAGATTTCAAGCCGCTCAACGCACGCGATGTTGCCGAGATCATTTATTTTATTTGCTCGCGACCTTCACATGTCAACATACAGGATGTATTAGTCATGTGCGCTCAGCAGGCTTCGGCGAGTCTGATTCATCGTTCAGGGAGAAGCTAA
- a CDS encoding ribonucleoside-diphosphate reductase subunit alpha — MQVIKRNGKREDVSFDKITARVKKLCYGLDPQFVDPIEISRKVILGLFNGVSTSDLDNLAAETAATLATIHPDYAILAARIAVSNLHKNTKKSFSETMELLYNYIDPVTQKKAGLISDEIIEVIRQNSDRLDSAIIYDRDYDFDYFGFKTLERSYLLKAEQKVVERPQHLLMRTAVGIHSNDLDAAIETYHLMSEKWFIHATPTLFNAGTPKPQLSSCFLLSMVDDSIPGIFDTLSRCAKISQSAGGIGLSVHNVRAKGSYIKGTGGTSNGIIPMLRVFNDTARYVDQGGGKRKGAFAIYLEPWHADIEDFLELKKNHGKEEMRARDLFFAVWVPDLFMERVLEDGSWSLFCPNEAPGLCDVYGAEFNALYQKYESEGRARKSVRAQELWFQICQSQIETGTPYILYKDACNQKSNQKNLGTIRSSNLCTEIVEYTSPDEVAVCNLASISLPKFVTDQTFDFQKLADVTRVVTRNLNRIIDINYYPIEEARRSNMRHRPIGIGVQGLADAFILMRMPFDSEEAKKLNQDIFETIYYAAVSESCNQAARYGSYETFANSPMSQGIFQFDMWNVKPESGLWDWDALKEQVKKTGLRNSLLLAPMPTASTSQVLGNNECFEPYTSNLYTRRTLSGEFIVVNKHLLADLVKRNLWNQEMKETLMFNNGSIQNIEAIPQDLKDIYKTVWELSQKCIIDMAADRGAFICQSQSLNLFLENASVNKLSSMHFYGWKKGLKTGIYYLRTKSAVDPIKFTLGDKHQQKFVDKKPAAEESVEMIQQVKSSTELKHNLEEMMASAVVAEEQIVEGQVCTMEEGCISCQG; from the coding sequence ATGCAAGTTATTAAGCGCAATGGCAAGCGTGAGGATGTCAGTTTCGACAAAATCACGGCAAGAGTAAAAAAATTATGTTACGGACTCGATCCACAATTTGTCGATCCGATTGAGATATCCAGAAAAGTGATACTCGGTTTATTTAATGGGGTCAGTACTTCTGATCTGGATAATCTGGCTGCGGAAACTGCTGCAACCTTGGCAACAATTCATCCGGATTACGCCATTCTGGCGGCTCGTATTGCTGTTTCGAATCTTCATAAAAACACAAAGAAATCATTTTCGGAAACGATGGAATTGCTCTACAATTACATCGATCCCGTTACCCAAAAGAAGGCTGGTCTGATCAGCGATGAAATCATAGAGGTCATCCGTCAAAATTCCGATCGGTTAGACTCAGCCATTATTTACGACCGCGATTACGATTTTGATTATTTCGGTTTTAAAACCCTGGAGCGATCCTATCTGCTGAAAGCTGAACAAAAAGTCGTAGAACGTCCTCAGCATCTGCTGATGCGAACAGCAGTGGGTATTCACTCGAATGATCTCGATGCCGCCATTGAGACCTATCACCTGATGTCAGAAAAATGGTTTATCCACGCCACTCCGACATTATTCAATGCAGGTACACCCAAACCACAGTTGTCTTCCTGCTTTTTGTTGAGTATGGTCGACGACAGCATTCCCGGAATTTTCGACACGCTCAGCCGTTGTGCAAAAATTTCGCAATCTGCAGGCGGTATCGGACTTAGTGTGCACAATGTCCGGGCCAAAGGAAGTTACATTAAGGGAACCGGAGGAACGTCCAACGGGATCATTCCCATGTTGCGTGTATTCAACGACACTGCCCGTTATGTAGATCAGGGCGGTGGAAAACGCAAAGGCGCATTTGCCATTTATCTCGAACCCTGGCATGCCGACATCGAAGACTTCCTGGAACTCAAGAAAAACCATGGTAAAGAAGAAATGCGTGCACGCGATCTGTTCTTTGCGGTATGGGTGCCTGATCTCTTCATGGAACGCGTACTGGAAGATGGAAGCTGGTCTTTGTTCTGTCCGAATGAGGCTCCCGGACTTTGCGATGTTTACGGAGCAGAGTTCAATGCACTCTATCAAAAATATGAATCGGAAGGACGCGCCCGTAAATCAGTAAGAGCACAGGAACTCTGGTTTCAAATTTGCCAAAGTCAGATAGAAACCGGCACTCCTTACATCTTGTATAAAGACGCTTGTAATCAAAAATCCAATCAGAAAAACCTGGGTACCATCCGGTCCTCCAATCTTTGCACTGAAATTGTGGAGTACACTTCTCCTGATGAAGTTGCAGTATGCAATCTCGCTTCGATTTCCTTGCCAAAGTTTGTCACAGATCAGACATTTGATTTTCAAAAGCTCGCTGATGTCACGCGCGTCGTGACCAGAAATCTCAACAGGATTATCGACATCAATTATTACCCGATTGAAGAAGCTCGCAGATCCAACATGCGGCACAGGCCAATCGGCATTGGAGTCCAGGGCCTGGCAGATGCTTTCATTCTGATGCGCATGCCTTTTGATAGCGAAGAAGCCAAAAAATTAAATCAGGACATTTTCGAAACCATTTACTATGCAGCCGTCAGCGAAAGCTGCAACCAGGCCGCCAGATATGGCAGTTACGAAACTTTCGCCAATTCGCCCATGAGTCAGGGAATATTCCAATTCGATATGTGGAATGTAAAACCCGAATCAGGCTTATGGGATTGGGATGCCCTGAAAGAACAAGTAAAGAAAACCGGACTGCGAAACAGCCTATTGCTTGCTCCCATGCCTACAGCCAGCACCTCTCAGGTTTTGGGCAACAACGAATGTTTTGAACCATACACTTCCAATTTATATACCCGGAGAACTTTATCCGGTGAGTTTATTGTCGTCAACAAACATCTGCTTGCCGACCTGGTCAAGAGAAATCTCTGGAATCAGGAAATGAAAGAAACGCTCATGTTCAACAACGGTTCTATTCAGAATATAGAGGCCATCCCACAAGACCTTAAAGACATTTACAAAACCGTTTGGGAACTGAGTCAGAAATGCATTATCGACATGGCAGCCGATCGCGGAGCGTTCATCTGCCAAAGCCAGTCGCTGAACCTCTTTCTCGAGAATGCAAGCGTCAACAAACTGAGCTCCATGCATTTCTATGGTTGGAAAAAAGGATTAAAAACGGGGATTTACTACCTCAGGACAAAATCAGCCGTTGATCCCATCAAGTTTACACTAGGCGATAAACACCAACAGAAATTTGTCGATAAAAAACCAGCCGCAGAAGAATCGGTAGAAATGATCCAGCAAGTCAAATCCAGTACTGAACTCAAACACAATTTGGAAGAAATGATGGCTTCAGCAGTCGTTGCCGAAGAACAAATCGTGGAAGGACAAGTCTGTACCATGGAAGAAGGCTGTATTTCGTGCCAGGGATGA
- a CDS encoding acyl-CoA thioesterase, whose amino-acid sequence MSEISKKVSESFIEMNELVMPNDTNILGNLMGGNLMRWMDIASGICAAKHCDSHVVTVSVDHLTFHEPIHLGDVVNIKAYVTRAFHTSVEVYIEVFTRGVLQSQTRKSNQAFFTFVALDERTKRPKNIPHVLPETESEKKLYDEAVVRREMRLVHSGRMKPSEATQSKDFLNT is encoded by the coding sequence ATGTCAGAAATCAGCAAAAAAGTTTCGGAATCTTTTATTGAAATGAACGAATTGGTCATGCCGAATGACACCAACATTCTTGGAAATCTCATGGGCGGGAATCTCATGCGGTGGATGGATATTGCCTCAGGCATTTGTGCCGCCAAACATTGTGATTCTCACGTAGTGACGGTTTCGGTCGATCATTTGACCTTTCACGAACCCATTCACCTGGGAGATGTCGTCAATATCAAAGCTTATGTCACCCGGGCATTTCATACTTCTGTCGAAGTCTACATCGAGGTATTTACCAGAGGTGTGCTTCAAAGTCAAACCAGAAAATCGAATCAGGCCTTTTTTACCTTTGTCGCACTGGACGAGCGCACGAAGCGTCCAAAAAACATTCCTCATGTGCTCCCTGAAACAGAATCCGAGAAAAAACTTTACGACGAAGCTGTGGTACGCCGAGAAATGAGACTGGTACACAGCGGTAGAATGAAGCCTTCCGAAGCCACTCAATCAAAAGATTTTTTAAATACCTAA
- a CDS encoding DUF1801 domain-containing protein gives MKYQNLQFKSLDDLLNFLTEDQRILTERLREIIFETLPHVKEKLSYNVPFYFLNSRIAFIWPGAVPWGKTVKSGVDLGFPLGYLLPPNSYLQKGNRKEVHIKNILTEADINERIIIELLNQSAEIDEIKNRKY, from the coding sequence GTGAAATATCAGAATCTTCAATTTAAATCCTTGGATGATTTATTGAATTTTCTGACTGAAGACCAGCGAATTTTAACTGAAAGACTTCGCGAGATCATTTTTGAAACGCTGCCACATGTCAAAGAAAAACTCTCCTACAACGTTCCTTTTTATTTTCTGAACAGCAGGATCGCATTTATCTGGCCGGGAGCAGTGCCCTGGGGCAAAACAGTAAAATCCGGAGTTGATTTGGGATTCCCACTCGGCTACCTGTTACCTCCTAATTCTTATTTACAAAAAGGAAACCGCAAAGAAGTACATATCAAAAACATTTTAACTGAAGCTGATATTAACGAAAGAATCATTATTGAACTTCTGAATCAATCCGCAGAAATCGACGAAATAAAAAACAGAAAATACTGA